A single Populus alba chromosome 7, ASM523922v2, whole genome shotgun sequence DNA region contains:
- the LOC118032143 gene encoding DELLA protein 2 — translation MATLLLNKLLDSAKAIEDGDLNLAESVFKEIKCLNDANTSTAARKLVRFYVEALIRRLYKLYPRNPTPLAPSTDSYYIRCWRFLPFVWFAEKSSHHSILDAVVGKKKVHVINFSNMEFNMLIRDLMRDLVKQVGSGLSFQVTNIRPKLSNNEEYLQEMDRVLAAEAKTLRLTDFKLDHVFANTAAGIVEATLNLKRTSEDEAIVVKWEFELHKLILVPGALEKVLSKLKELRPEIMVIVEQEANHNSPDILDRLAQSFPYYSSVFDSVEKDTPEHDLENKISWEMDFRRQITNVVAREDIQHAERHETQAWWRDQLRGLGFHPVRQWFNHVRGFLFSDSTQYTIEGKNGCPLLRRYTVPLAITSAWKPELAQSDGGSDNKENVGSPESMVLGLEFNNLSIIKNECEEEGDPTIMREGNVWSPECPSINEIAASAEIFDILEYVCHVYKLPLALTWILEPTRNSEGKNVLRVEDTACYVNDLGAAEFVEICAEFDLEEGQGVAGKALLSDIYFVPDVSELDPADYPFVYEAWEFGLHGAVAIKLRSTYRSSVDYILEFFLPSKMREISEKQLLVNKILSTLQKSCRNSWIVCGMDLNVADVVSGVTAAEMSDITLMPNSGSSPSASNVDGSNTNNIMGWNMLSPVGDLVEIYETDEKENGESKAILEPASSADKEMVNLDCSKGILSINNGNKSEV, via the exons ATGGCCACTCTTCTTCTCAACAAACTGTTAGACTCTGCTAAGGCGATTGAAGATGGTGATCTGAATCTTGCAGAGTCAGTTTTCAAGGAGATTAAATGCCTAAATGATGCGAATACCAGCACAGCAGCAAGAAAACTTGTCAGATTCTATGTTGAAGCGCTCATTCGGAGACTCTACAAACTGTATCCTCGAAATCCTACTCCATTAGCACCTTCCACGGATTCATATTACATCAGGTGCTGGCGATTTCTTCCCTTCGTATGGTTTGCAGAAAAAAGCAGCCACCATTCCATCCTTGATGCCGttgttggaaaaaagaaagtcCATGTTATCAACTTCTCTAATATGGAATTCAATATGCTGATTCGAGATTTGATGCGTGATCTAGTGAAGCAGGTGGGCAGTGGACTGTCCTTCCAAGTAACAAATATCAGACCTAAACTGTCAAACAATGAAGAGTACCTCCAAGAAATGGATCGCGTACTAGCTGCAGAGGCTAAAACACTACGCCTGACAGATTTCAAACTAGACCATGTATTTGCCAATACTGCAGCAGGTATTGTCGAAGCCACTCTCAATCTCAAAAGAACAAGCGAGGACGAGGCTATAGTTGTGAAATGGGAGTTTGAACTTCACAAATTGATCTTAGTGCCCGGTGCACTCGAGAAAGTTCTGTCAAAACTGAAGGAACTCAGACCAGAAATCATGGTAATTGTGGAACAGGAAGCCAACCATAACAGTCCTGATATCTTGGACCGACTTGCCCAATCATTCCCATACTACTCCAGCGTATTTGACTCCGTAGAGAAAGATACGCCCGAACATGATCTCGAAAACAAGATATCGTGGGAGATGGATTTTAGGCGGCAGATCACTAATGTGGTGGCGCGAGAGGACATCCAGCATGCTGAGAGACATGAAACACAGGCTTGGTGGCGAGATCAGCTGCGTGGTTTAGGATTTCATCCTGTTCGCCAGTGGTTCAACCATGTAAGGGGTTTTCTTTTCAGTGACTCGACTCAATACACTATAGAAGGAAAGAATGGATGTCCCTTACTACGTCGATACACTGTCCCTCTAGCAATCACATCGGCATGGAAACCCGAACTTGCTCAGTCTGATGGAg GATCGGACAACAAGGAGAACGTGGGCAGTCCAGAATCCATGGTGTTAGGTCTAGAGTTCAATAATCTtagcataataaaaaatgaatgcgAGGAAGAAGGTGATCCTACTATCATGAGAGAAGGAAATGTGTGGTCTCCAGAG TGCCCCTCAATCAATGAGATTGCTGCTTCAGCTGAGATATTTGACATATTAGAATATGTGTGTCATGTATATAAGCTGCCCCTGGCACTAACATGGATATTGGAGCCTACCAGAAATTCTGAGGGGAAAAATGTTCTACGCGTTGAGGATACTGCTTGCTACGTCAATGATTTAGGAGCAGCAGAATTTGTTGAGATATGTGCAGAATTTGATCTTGAGGAAGGGCAAGGTGTTGCTGGAAAAGCCCTTCTATCAGATATTTATTTTGTCCCCGATGTGTCTGAACTCGATCCAGCTGATTATCCATTTGTTTATGAAGCATGGGAATTTGGCCTTCATGGTGCCGTTGCAATCAAGCTAAGAAGCACTTATAGGAGCAGTGTGGATTACATATTAGAATTTTTTCTCCCTTcaaaaatgagagaaatttCAGAAAAACAACTTTTGGTGAATAAAATACTATCAACCTTGCAGAAGAGCTGCAGGAATTCATGGATAGTTTGTGGAATGGATTTAAATGTGGCTGATGTTGTCTCTGGAGTTACCGCGGCTGAGATGTCTGATATCACACTGATGCCCAATTCTGGAAGCTCTCCATCAGCTTCAAATGTTGATGGttcaaatacaaataatatcATGGGATGGAACATGCTTAGCCCAGTGGGTGACTTGGTGGAAATATATGAGACTGATGAAAAG GAAAATGGAGAATCGAAAGCCATACTGGAACCAGCTTCAAGTGCTGACAAGGAGATGGTCAACTTAGACTGTTCCAAGGGGATCTTATCTATAAATAATGGAAACAAATCTGAGGTGTAG
- the LOC118032115 gene encoding uncharacterized protein, producing the protein MKIMEWLLQLLHLITSRLPSILPASPPNIDDLESQSSQPLPSSSNTTSESQSPTGGRPPLTINESQRNNVLDAKPDLEMELRKTLLSLCFTASIQITIQYGQGAESEAHYPIISISLAIVAIFASLFVSQFIGKKIPTASKVLEKVAFFLAATTFFFAIATPFPLGIKCAIWAVYIISLIAIAVCRLPLGGS; encoded by the exons ATGAAGATCATGG AATGGCTGCTCCAACTCTTGCACCTCATAACATCACGCCTGCCATCAATACTGCCAGCTTCTCCTCCTAATATTGACGACCTGGAATCGCAATCATCGCAAccccttccttcttcttctaatACCACCTCAGAATCACAATCACCAACAGGAGGGCGGCCGCCTCTTACCATCAACGAATCACAGCGAAACAATGTTCTTGACGCGAAGCCGGACTTGGAAATGGAATTAAGGAAGACACTCCTGAGTTTGTGCTTCACAGCATCAATTCAAATCACAATTCAGTACGGACAGGGTGCTGAATCTGAAGCCCACTACCCCATCATTTCGATCTCCTTAGCTATTGTAGCTATCTTTGCTTCTCTATTCGTTTCACAGTTCATTGGAAAAAAGATTCCGACTGCATCCAAGGTGTTGGAGAAAGTTGCGTTCTTCCTGGCGGCCACAACGTTTTTCTTCGCCATAGCAACTCCATTCCCTCTTGGCATCAAATGTGCTATATGGGCGGTCTACATCATTTCCTTGATCGCTATTGCGGTCTGCCGATTGCCTCTAGGTGGTTCTTAA